A section of the Neofelis nebulosa isolate mNeoNeb1 chromosome 12, mNeoNeb1.pri, whole genome shotgun sequence genome encodes:
- the OGN gene encoding mimecan isoform X2, producing MSTAGEPSRCMARGGSPCRRTALRAAGHEAMQQSETDPPPSSLGLIHRHELPLTKTTKTFKTSTTMLQSVLLLLLSVPPMKLAPAAQQDPRITYHYGTDHSEETLFSQDSEDKHLDRKNIKEKETVILPDEKSVQLQKDESVTPPSPKKESDEMPTCLLCVCLSGSVYCEEVDIDAVPPLPKESAYLYARFNKIKKLTAKDFADIPNLRRLDFTGNLIEDIEDGTFSKLSLLEELTLAENQLLKLPVLPPKLTLFNAKYNKIKSRGIKANTFKKLNNLSFLYLDHNALESVPLNLPESLRVIHLQFNNITSITDDTFCKANDTRYIRDRIEEIRLEGNPIILGKHPNSFICLKRLPVGSYF from the exons ATGAGCACAGCTGGGGAGCCCTCACGCTGCATGGCCCGGGGAGGGTCTCCATGCAGGCGAACTGCACTCAGAGCGGCCGGTCACGAAGCTATGCAGCAGTCTGAAACTGATCCACCACCTTCCTCCTTGGGGCTAATACACAGGCATGAGCTTCCACTGACGAAAACCACAAAAACCTTCAAAA CTAGCACGACGATGCTGCAGTCTGTGCTCCTCCTGCTCCTGTCCGTGCCTCCGATGAAGCTGGCACCAGCAGCTCAGCAGGACCCACGCATCACCTATCACTATGGGACAGATCATTCTGAAGAAACCCTGTTCAGTCAAGATTCTGAGGATAAACATCtggacagaaaaaatattaag gaaaaagaaactgTGATATTACCCGATGAGAAAAGTGTTCAGTTACAAAAAGATGAGAGTGTAACACCACCATCCCCCAAAAAAGAAAGTGACG AAATGCCCACAtgcctgttgtgtgtgtgtttaagcgGCTCTGTGTACTGTGAGGAGGTTGACATTGATGCCGTACCACCCTTGCCGAAGGAGTCAGCCTATCTTTACGCACGATTCAACAAGATCAAAAAGTTGACGGCAAAAGATTTTGCAGATATCC CTAACTTAAGAAGACTTGATTTCACGGGAAATTTGATTGAAGATATAGAAGACGGTACTTTTTCAAAACTTTCTCTGTTAGAAGAACTTACGCTAGCTGAAAATCAACTACTGAAACTTCCAGTTCTTCCTCCCAAGCTTACTTTATTTAAtgcaaaatacaacaaaatcaagagtagagGAATCAAAGCAAATACATTCAAA AAACTGAACAACCTCTCCTTCCTGTACTTGGACCACAACGCCCTGGAATCTGTGCCTCTTAATTTACCAGAAAGTCTACGTGTAATTCATCTTCAG tttaacAACATAACTTCAATCACAGATGATACATTCTGCAAGGCTAACGACACCCGTTACATTCGGGACCGCATTGAAGAGATACGCCTGGAGGGAAACCCCATCATCCTGGGAAAGCATCCCAACAGTTTTATCTGCTTGAAAAGATTGCCTGTAGGGTCATACTTTTAA
- the OGN gene encoding mimecan isoform X1, which translates to MNSGPWACASTTMLQSVLLLLLSVPPMKLAPAAQQDPRITYHYGTDHSEETLFSQDSEDKHLDRKNIKEKETVILPDEKSVQLQKDESVTPPSPKKESDEMPTCLLCVCLSGSVYCEEVDIDAVPPLPKESAYLYARFNKIKKLTAKDFADIPNLRRLDFTGNLIEDIEDGTFSKLSLLEELTLAENQLLKLPVLPPKLTLFNAKYNKIKSRGIKANTFKKLNNLSFLYLDHNALESVPLNLPESLRVIHLQFNNITSITDDTFCKANDTRYIRDRIEEIRLEGNPIILGKHPNSFICLKRLPVGSYF; encoded by the exons ATGAACTCCGGCCCCTGGGCTTGTGCTAGCACGACGATGCTGCAGTCTGTGCTCCTCCTGCTCCTGTCCGTGCCTCCGATGAAGCTGGCACCAGCAGCTCAGCAGGACCCACGCATCACCTATCACTATGGGACAGATCATTCTGAAGAAACCCTGTTCAGTCAAGATTCTGAGGATAAACATCtggacagaaaaaatattaag gaaaaagaaactgTGATATTACCCGATGAGAAAAGTGTTCAGTTACAAAAAGATGAGAGTGTAACACCACCATCCCCCAAAAAAGAAAGTGACG AAATGCCCACAtgcctgttgtgtgtgtgtttaagcgGCTCTGTGTACTGTGAGGAGGTTGACATTGATGCCGTACCACCCTTGCCGAAGGAGTCAGCCTATCTTTACGCACGATTCAACAAGATCAAAAAGTTGACGGCAAAAGATTTTGCAGATATCC CTAACTTAAGAAGACTTGATTTCACGGGAAATTTGATTGAAGATATAGAAGACGGTACTTTTTCAAAACTTTCTCTGTTAGAAGAACTTACGCTAGCTGAAAATCAACTACTGAAACTTCCAGTTCTTCCTCCCAAGCTTACTTTATTTAAtgcaaaatacaacaaaatcaagagtagagGAATCAAAGCAAATACATTCAAA AAACTGAACAACCTCTCCTTCCTGTACTTGGACCACAACGCCCTGGAATCTGTGCCTCTTAATTTACCAGAAAGTCTACGTGTAATTCATCTTCAG tttaacAACATAACTTCAATCACAGATGATACATTCTGCAAGGCTAACGACACCCGTTACATTCGGGACCGCATTGAAGAGATACGCCTGGAGGGAAACCCCATCATCCTGGGAAAGCATCCCAACAGTTTTATCTGCTTGAAAAGATTGCCTGTAGGGTCATACTTTTAA